One segment of Sphingomonas telluris DNA contains the following:
- a CDS encoding hemolysin family protein yields MATRHEETGSRLWRGMRSLLFGEDSEQTLRDEIEEAIDDAEDERPIAGDLTPTERQMLRNLLHFGERTAGDVCVTRGDIMAVPSTISFEDLVRAFADAEHSRLPVYGESLDEVIGMIHIKDVFKAQEDPNRDRSVAALLRDPLFIPESMSVIDLLARMRLQRIHLAIVVDEFGGTEGLVTIEDVVEEIVGDIEDEHDIEVTGQLTMLEDGLWEADARIELEELQKTVDARLTWEEDEVDTLGGLVFLLAGHIPAKGECVDHPSGWRLEAVDSDPRKILRVRLHAPEERKRGED; encoded by the coding sequence ATGGCGACGCGGCACGAAGAGACGGGCTCCCGCCTGTGGCGCGGCATGCGGTCGCTGCTGTTCGGCGAGGATAGCGAGCAAACGCTTCGCGACGAGATCGAGGAAGCGATCGACGACGCCGAGGACGAGCGTCCGATTGCCGGCGACCTCACGCCTACGGAGCGCCAGATGCTCCGTAACCTGCTGCATTTCGGCGAGCGCACAGCCGGCGACGTTTGCGTGACGCGCGGCGACATCATGGCGGTGCCGTCGACGATCAGCTTCGAAGACCTGGTCCGCGCGTTTGCAGACGCCGAGCACAGCCGCCTGCCGGTCTATGGCGAGAGCCTCGACGAGGTGATCGGCATGATTCACATCAAGGATGTCTTCAAGGCGCAGGAAGACCCCAACCGCGACCGAAGCGTTGCGGCGCTTCTCCGCGATCCCCTTTTCATTCCGGAATCGATGAGCGTCATCGACCTCCTCGCGCGCATGCGGTTGCAGCGGATCCATCTCGCCATCGTCGTCGACGAGTTCGGCGGAACTGAGGGTCTCGTGACCATCGAGGACGTGGTCGAAGAAATCGTCGGCGATATCGAGGACGAGCACGACATCGAAGTCACCGGTCAGCTCACCATGCTCGAGGACGGCCTGTGGGAAGCCGATGCCCGCATCGAGCTCGAGGAACTGCAGAAAACGGTCGACGCGCGCCTCACCTGGGAAGAGGACGAAGTCGATACGCTCGGTGGGCTCGTCTTCCTGCTCGCGGGCCACATCCCGGCTAAGGGCGAATGCGTGGACCACCCATCGGGCTGGCGGCTCGAAGCCGTGGACTCTGACCCGCGCAAGATCCTGCGCGTCCGGCTCCACGCCCCCGAAGAGCGCAAGCGCGGCGAGGATTAG
- a CDS encoding PhoH family protein — protein MSRREAVANDAGRARLELEFDQPYLLGPLFGDYDRHLITIEQRLGVHIAARGNRVQIEGDADAAARAREVLMGLYARLDQGHDVDAEAVEAVLGMAVQPNLDGIINEEVASPPRVMIRTRKKTIVPRSTTQTAYMEALAREDMIFALGPAGTGKTYVAVAQAVSQLIAGTVDRLILSRPAVEAGERLGFLPGDMKEKVDPYLRPLYDALYDMLPTEQVERRIASGEIEIAPIAFMRGRTLNDAFIILDEAQNTTPQQMKMFLTRFGMRSRMVICGDPNQTDLPMGVKSGLNDAVGKLEGIKGIDVVRFSAADVVRHPLVGRIVDAYEGPGAQQ, from the coding sequence ATGTCCCGCCGCGAAGCTGTCGCAAACGACGCCGGCCGCGCTCGTCTGGAGCTCGAGTTCGACCAGCCCTACCTGCTCGGGCCCCTGTTCGGCGACTATGACCGCCACCTGATCACCATCGAGCAGCGGCTCGGCGTTCACATCGCCGCGCGCGGCAATCGCGTGCAGATCGAAGGTGACGCGGACGCGGCTGCCCGCGCCCGTGAAGTGCTGATGGGTCTCTACGCGCGCCTCGACCAGGGCCACGATGTCGACGCGGAAGCGGTCGAGGCCGTGCTCGGCATGGCCGTGCAGCCCAATCTGGACGGCATCATCAACGAGGAAGTCGCTTCGCCGCCGCGGGTCATGATCCGCACGCGCAAGAAGACGATCGTCCCGCGGTCCACGACGCAGACCGCCTACATGGAAGCGCTGGCCCGCGAGGACATGATCTTCGCGCTCGGTCCCGCAGGTACAGGCAAGACCTATGTCGCCGTCGCGCAGGCGGTGTCGCAGCTGATCGCCGGAACCGTCGACCGCCTGATCCTTTCGCGCCCCGCCGTAGAAGCGGGCGAACGGCTCGGCTTCCTTCCGGGCGACATGAAGGAGAAGGTCGATCCCTATCTCCGCCCGCTCTACGACGCGCTCTACGACATGCTCCCGACGGAGCAGGTCGAGCGGCGCATCGCCAGCGGCGAGATCGAAATCGCGCCGATCGCCTTCATGCGCGGCCGGACGCTCAACGACGCCTTCATCATCCTCGATGAGGCGCAGAACACCACGCCGCAGCAGATGAAGATGTTCCTCACCCGCTTCGGCATGCGCAGCCGCATGGTCATCTGCGGCGACCCGAACCAGACCGACCTTCCGATGGGCGTGAAGTCCGGCCTCAACGACGCCGTCGGCAAGCTGGAAGGCATCAAGGGCATCGACGTCGTTCGCTTCTCGGCGGCCGACGTCGTCCGTCATCCGCTGGTCGGACGCATCGTCGACGCTTATGAGGGTCCCGGGGCGCAGCAATGA
- the metK gene encoding methionine adenosyltransferase → MRSNYLFTSESVSEGHPDKVADQISDAIVDLFLSKDPEARVACETMTTTNRVVLAGEIRGQGIMDEEGNWAPGIREEIESAVRGVVREIGYEQDGFHWDRLDFANHLHPQSAHIAQGVDAAENKDEGAGDQGIMFGFACDETPDLMPATLDYSHKILAEMAADRHAGRAPFLEPDAKSQVTLRFEGGKPVKATAIVVSTQHKPGYDRGEKQAELHAYVKDVVAKVMPTELLGNETVYHINPTGSFEIGGPDGDAGITGRKIIVDTYGGAAPHGGGAFSGKDPTKVDRSAAYAARYLAKNIVAAGFASRCTIQLAYAIGVSKPLSLYVDTHGTGTVGDEQLEQAIGKIEKLGGLTPRGIRTHLGLNKPIYRATAAYGHFGRKAEGDAFPWERLDLVEDLKAAVA, encoded by the coding sequence ATGCGCAGCAATTATCTCTTCACGTCCGAGTCCGTTTCCGAAGGCCATCCCGACAAGGTCGCCGACCAAATCAGCGACGCAATCGTCGACCTGTTCCTGTCGAAGGACCCCGAGGCACGCGTTGCGTGCGAGACGATGACGACGACCAACCGCGTCGTCCTCGCCGGCGAAATCCGCGGCCAGGGCATCATGGACGAAGAGGGCAATTGGGCGCCGGGTATCCGTGAGGAGATCGAGTCCGCGGTCCGCGGCGTCGTCCGGGAAATCGGTTACGAGCAGGACGGTTTCCATTGGGACCGCCTCGACTTCGCGAACCACCTGCACCCGCAGTCGGCGCACATCGCGCAGGGCGTGGATGCGGCCGAGAACAAGGACGAGGGCGCGGGCGACCAGGGCATCATGTTCGGCTTCGCCTGCGACGAGACCCCGGACCTGATGCCGGCGACGCTCGACTACAGCCACAAGATCCTCGCCGAGATGGCCGCCGACCGCCACGCGGGCCGCGCGCCGTTCCTCGAGCCGGACGCCAAGAGCCAAGTCACGCTGCGCTTCGAAGGCGGCAAGCCGGTCAAGGCGACCGCCATCGTCGTCTCCACGCAGCACAAGCCGGGCTACGACCGCGGCGAGAAGCAGGCCGAGCTCCACGCCTACGTGAAGGACGTCGTGGCCAAGGTCATGCCGACCGAGCTTCTGGGCAACGAAACCGTCTACCACATCAACCCGACGGGCAGCTTCGAGATCGGCGGCCCTGACGGCGACGCCGGCATCACCGGCCGCAAGATCATCGTCGACACCTATGGCGGTGCTGCTCCGCACGGCGGCGGCGCCTTCTCGGGCAAGGACCCGACCAAGGTCGACCGTTCGGCCGCTTATGCCGCGCGCTACCTCGCGAAGAACATCGTCGCGGCCGGCTTCGCGAGCCGCTGCACGATCCAGCTCGCCTATGCGATCGGCGTTTCGAAGCCGCTGTCGCTCTACGTCGACACGCACGGCACCGGCACAGTCGGTGACGAGCAGCTGGAGCAGGCGATCGGCAAGATCGAGAAGCTCGGCGGGCTGACGCCGCGCGGTATCCGCACGCACCTCGGCCTCAACAAGCCGATCTATCGCGCGACCGCAGCATACGGCCACTTTGGGCGCAAGGCTGAAGGCGATGCCTTCCCGTGGGAGCGCCTTGACCTGGTGGAGGACCTCAAGGCCGCCGTCGCCTGA
- the lnt gene encoding apolipoprotein N-acyltransferase yields the protein MRSELSELREGGAASIGRFSRLIAFGAGAVSAFAFQPVGLWPLMLLAFAVLCELLARAETLRRSLLIGWLFGLGQFVIGLNWIATAFTYQAAMPAWLGWIAVVLLSLYLAVYPMLAAGLAWTFGRSRPIALVLTLAGAWAITEWLRAGIFTGFAWNPVGVTLDNTHLLNSSTVIGTYGLSALVVLGGGMLWLLFRRDWRPAGVLLVAIIALHFVPRPREADVPSVNVRIIQPNIGQQDKWRPGFAQIASQRLAQLSMKPGNEKRHLLLWPEAAVTDPLEDGRNPPYSQFAVMERQLAAAVIRPGEYLLTGAIGLTSADGRRVNGATNSVYVLGQGGMIVDRYDKAHLVPYGEYLPMRPLLEPLGLARLAPGDVDFQPGSGPRTATIPGWGKVGFQLCYEIIFSGHVVDEKDRPRFIFNPSNDAWFGSWGPPQHLAQARLRAAEEGIPIVRSTPTGISAVIDANGQVLKSLPWRQPGVIDAELPPPAAALTIFARYGNIIPILIGFALIIGGIVLGRGRRYRTDI from the coding sequence TTGAGGAGTGAACTTAGCGAACTTCGGGAAGGTGGGGCGGCGAGCATCGGCCGCTTCTCGCGGCTGATCGCGTTCGGCGCGGGAGCCGTCTCAGCCTTCGCGTTCCAGCCGGTCGGGCTCTGGCCGCTGATGCTCCTCGCCTTCGCAGTCCTGTGCGAGCTGCTCGCGCGTGCCGAGACGCTCAGGCGCTCGCTGCTCATCGGCTGGCTGTTCGGCCTGGGCCAGTTCGTCATCGGCCTGAACTGGATTGCGACCGCCTTCACATACCAGGCGGCGATGCCGGCCTGGCTCGGCTGGATCGCGGTCGTGCTCCTGTCGCTCTACCTCGCCGTCTATCCGATGCTCGCGGCAGGCTTGGCCTGGACGTTCGGGCGTTCGCGACCGATCGCGCTGGTGCTCACATTGGCCGGGGCGTGGGCGATTACCGAATGGCTGCGCGCCGGCATCTTCACGGGCTTCGCCTGGAACCCAGTGGGCGTGACGCTGGACAATACGCATTTACTGAATTCCAGCACCGTCATCGGCACGTACGGGCTGTCTGCGCTCGTCGTTCTCGGCGGCGGAATGCTGTGGCTGCTTTTCCGCCGGGATTGGCGCCCCGCCGGTGTCCTGCTTGTCGCGATCATCGCCTTGCACTTTGTGCCGCGCCCCCGCGAAGCCGACGTGCCGAGCGTCAATGTGCGCATCATCCAGCCGAACATCGGTCAGCAGGACAAATGGCGCCCCGGCTTCGCGCAGATCGCGTCGCAGCGGCTCGCCCAGCTTTCGATGAAGCCGGGGAACGAGAAACGGCACCTGCTGCTCTGGCCCGAGGCTGCCGTCACCGACCCGCTCGAAGACGGGCGCAACCCGCCCTATTCGCAGTTCGCCGTCATGGAGCGGCAGCTTGCGGCAGCCGTCATTCGGCCCGGCGAATATCTTCTGACGGGTGCGATCGGCCTCACGTCTGCGGACGGACGCCGGGTCAACGGCGCAACCAACAGCGTCTACGTCCTCGGCCAGGGCGGCATGATCGTCGACCGCTACGACAAGGCGCATCTGGTGCCCTACGGCGAATATCTGCCGATGCGGCCCTTGCTGGAGCCGCTCGGACTCGCACGCCTCGCCCCCGGGGATGTCGACTTCCAGCCGGGCTCCGGTCCGCGCACCGCGACCATCCCGGGCTGGGGCAAGGTCGGCTTCCAGCTTTGCTACGAGATCATCTTCTCCGGCCATGTGGTCGACGAGAAGGATCGGCCCCGCTTTATCTTCAACCCGTCCAACGACGCCTGGTTCGGCTCGTGGGGTCCGCCGCAGCACCTCGCTCAGGCAAGGCTCCGCGCCGCCGAGGAAGGCATCCCCATCGTGCGCTCCACGCCCACCGGGATCAGCGCGGTGATCGATGCGAACGGGCAGGTGCTGAAATCGCTTCCGTGGCGCCAACCCGGCGTGATCGATGCCGAGCTTCCCCCGCCGGCGGCGGCGCTCACGATCTTCGCCAGATATGGCAACATTATCCCCATCCTGATCGGCTTCGCGCTGATCATCGGCGGCATTGTGCTCGGCAGAGGTCGCCGCTACAGGACCGACATATAA
- the miaB gene encoding tRNA (N6-isopentenyl adenosine(37)-C2)-methylthiotransferase MiaB, producing the protein MTSENPKTFRIKSFGCQMNVYDGQRMAELLGANGMTAAVDGADADLVVLNTCHIREKAAEKAYSEVGRLRREDGSKPLVALAGCVAQAEGGEAKRRSPMIDMVVGPQAYHRLPEMVAQAVRGGRPVDTDMPAISKFDAFPTRRRANPSSFLTIQEGCDKFCTYCVVPYTRGAEISRPEKDIVLEARELVDAGAREIVMLGQNVNAWSYDGRGFADLIRALADIDGLERIRYTTSHPMDMSDDLIAAHAEVAKLMPYLHLPVQSGSNRILKAMNRSHTAETYLAILEKMRAARPDIALSGDFIVGFPGETEEDFTATLNLVDEVGYASAYSFKYSPRPGTPAATMEDQIATEIMDDRLQRLQARIIAHQVAFNRASVGKETEVLIERRGKYPGQMIGKSPWLQSVHVETDATPGDILPVALTAAGPNSLTGALLTKAAA; encoded by the coding sequence ATGACCTCCGAAAATCCGAAAACCTTTCGAATCAAATCCTTCGGCTGCCAGATGAACGTCTACGACGGTCAGCGTATGGCGGAGCTGCTTGGCGCCAACGGCATGACGGCTGCCGTGGACGGCGCCGACGCCGATCTCGTGGTGCTCAACACATGCCACATCCGCGAGAAAGCGGCCGAGAAAGCCTATTCGGAAGTCGGACGCCTCCGTCGCGAGGATGGCTCCAAGCCTCTGGTCGCGCTCGCCGGTTGCGTTGCACAGGCCGAGGGCGGGGAAGCCAAGCGCCGCTCGCCGATGATCGACATGGTCGTCGGACCGCAGGCCTATCACCGTCTGCCGGAAATGGTGGCGCAGGCCGTCCGTGGGGGCCGCCCGGTGGACACGGACATGCCGGCGATCTCGAAATTCGACGCGTTCCCGACCCGGCGCCGCGCGAACCCGAGCTCCTTCCTCACCATCCAGGAAGGCTGCGACAAGTTCTGCACCTACTGCGTCGTGCCCTACACACGCGGCGCGGAGATCTCCCGGCCGGAGAAGGACATTGTTTTAGAGGCGCGCGAGCTGGTGGACGCGGGCGCTCGCGAGATCGTCATGCTCGGCCAGAACGTGAATGCCTGGAGCTATGACGGGCGCGGTTTCGCCGACCTTATTCGTGCCCTCGCCGACATCGATGGTCTTGAGCGCATCCGCTATACGACCAGCCACCCGATGGACATGTCCGACGACCTCATCGCCGCCCACGCGGAGGTGGCGAAGCTAATGCCCTACCTGCACCTGCCCGTGCAGTCTGGAAGCAACCGAATCCTCAAGGCCATGAACCGCAGCCACACGGCTGAAACCTATCTGGCTATCCTGGAGAAGATGCGCGCGGCCCGCCCCGACATCGCTCTGTCAGGCGACTTCATCGTCGGCTTTCCCGGCGAAACCGAAGAAGATTTCACTGCGACGCTGAATCTCGTTGACGAAGTCGGGTACGCTTCGGCCTACTCGTTCAAGTACAGCCCGCGGCCCGGGACTCCGGCCGCCACGATGGAGGACCAGATCGCGACCGAGATCATGGACGACCGCCTGCAGCGCCTGCAGGCACGGATCATTGCCCACCAAGTCGCGTTCAATCGCGCAAGCGTAGGGAAGGAAACCGAAGTCCTGATCGAACGGCGCGGCAAATATCCCGGGCAAATGATCGGCAAGTCGCCGTGGCTTCAGTCGGTTCATGTCGAAACCGATGCGACTCCCGGGGATATCCTGCCGGTGGCGCTCACTGCTGCCGGTCCCAATAGCCTGACAGGAGCCCTCCTGACGAAAGCTGCCGCCTGA
- a CDS encoding YSC84-related protein: MSLLLASTFGALSEKASAATAAELNANGRAALSRLYAQSDRAKRYGRDARAILVFPKIVKAGFMIGGQGGEGVLFMGGKPAGYYKIGAASFGLQAGGQSFSYALFLMNDKALTYLRKSDGWAIGSGPSVVVVDKGAAMSTTSTTLAKDVYAFPFGQKGLMAGLGLEGSKITPIRK; this comes from the coding sequence GTGAGCCTCTTGCTCGCCAGCACCTTTGGCGCCCTCTCCGAGAAGGCTTCCGCTGCAACGGCCGCAGAGCTCAATGCAAACGGCAGGGCGGCGCTTAGCCGGCTCTATGCCCAATCGGACAGAGCGAAAAGATATGGGCGAGACGCACGCGCGATCCTCGTCTTTCCCAAGATAGTGAAGGCTGGCTTCATGATCGGCGGACAGGGCGGCGAGGGGGTTCTCTTCATGGGCGGCAAGCCAGCGGGCTACTACAAGATCGGCGCCGCCTCCTTCGGTCTTCAGGCCGGTGGACAATCGTTCAGCTACGCCTTGTTCCTGATGAACGACAAGGCGCTCACCTATCTGCGCAAGAGCGATGGCTGGGCGATTGGCTCCGGGCCTAGCGTAGTGGTAGTGGACAAGGGCGCAGCCATGAGCACCACCTCCACGACGTTAGCGAAAGACGTGTACGCTTTTCCCTTCGGCCAGAAGGGCTTGATGGCCGGATTGGGGCTTGAAGGATCGAAGATCACGCCGATCAGGAAATGA
- the ybeY gene encoding rRNA maturation RNase YbeY, with product MLEIDIESDEEWDSSTDWSLLVRKAAEAAIAESAFPQLTVSMRGVELSVRLTGDEEVRALNSEWRGKDKPTNVLSFPMLEEADLEEANVAGPELLLGDIVLARGVCEREAAEKDIPVERHATHLLVHGTLHLLGYDHLEDEEAADMETREVRALARLGIDDPYQVRD from the coding sequence ATGCTCGAGATCGACATAGAATCGGACGAGGAGTGGGACAGTAGCACCGACTGGTCGCTGCTCGTCCGCAAGGCCGCCGAAGCCGCCATCGCCGAGAGCGCCTTCCCGCAGCTGACCGTATCCATGCGTGGCGTCGAGCTCTCCGTCCGGCTGACCGGTGACGAAGAAGTCCGCGCGCTCAATTCCGAATGGCGCGGCAAGGACAAGCCGACGAACGTCCTCTCCTTCCCGATGCTGGAAGAGGCCGACCTCGAAGAGGCAAATGTTGCCGGACCAGAACTGTTGCTCGGCGATATCGTGCTCGCCCGCGGCGTATGTGAGCGGGAAGCCGCCGAGAAGGACATTCCGGTCGAGCGCCACGCCACGCACCTTCTTGTCCACGGCACGCTGCATCTCCTCGGCTACGATCATCTCGAGGACGAGGAAGCCGCCGACATGGAAACTCGCGAGGTTCGCGCCCTCGCCCGCCTCGGCATCGACGACCCCTACCAGGTGAGGGACTGA
- a CDS encoding Ppx/GppA phosphatase family protein translates to MADETLETVAVRTAGTPAPIVLRWEWRSFAHKFGEADERLAKLTPSATTDSDEVYFLSAHGQNVKIRDALMDVKVLREVNRDGLQQWAPVMKSEFPLSAIDAVKVIDALDVPVKAGLRESYGMQAFIDAFNRADSGVRVVEVHKRRVRYTVEDCMAELSEITANGRSTRTVAVESVDPEAVMRAVNSLGLTGYINTSYLKGLSDLIEGIPERYAVIDVGTNSIKFHVGELRGDGTWTAIADRAELTRLGEGLAKTRRISDTALDRTASAIAGMAAEAKREGVRAIAVVGTAGLRTASNAAEVVSAIRERTGVGVEVISGDEEARLAYLATIAALGPAAGKTVVFDTGGGSSQFTFGTGKHVHERFSVDVGAARYSEQFGLDRAVSLDTVHQAMEAISGGLARLDGREPPATLIGMGGGVTNITAVAKGLAKYDPAVVQGAVIDAQEVDRQVELYRSRDAEGRRTIVGLQPKRAEVILAGACIVRTLMQKLGKDRLTVSDRGLRHGLLAERFGDQA, encoded by the coding sequence ATGGCAGACGAGACTCTGGAAACGGTCGCTGTAAGAACGGCCGGCACGCCCGCGCCGATTGTATTGCGCTGGGAGTGGCGATCATTCGCGCACAAGTTCGGAGAGGCGGACGAACGTCTTGCCAAGCTGACGCCGTCCGCAACCACGGACAGCGACGAGGTCTATTTCCTTTCGGCGCATGGGCAGAACGTCAAAATCCGCGACGCGCTGATGGACGTGAAGGTCCTGCGCGAGGTCAATCGCGACGGCCTCCAGCAGTGGGCGCCCGTGATGAAATCCGAGTTTCCCTTGTCGGCGATCGATGCCGTGAAGGTCATCGATGCGTTGGATGTCCCCGTGAAGGCGGGCTTGCGCGAAAGCTATGGGATGCAGGCGTTCATCGATGCGTTCAATCGCGCCGACAGCGGCGTCCGTGTCGTTGAAGTCCACAAGCGCAGGGTGCGGTACACCGTCGAGGACTGCATGGCCGAGCTTTCGGAGATCACGGCCAACGGACGTTCGACACGAACCGTGGCTGTCGAATCCGTCGACCCTGAAGCCGTCATGCGCGCGGTCAATTCCCTTGGACTGACGGGCTACATCAACACCAGCTACCTAAAGGGCCTGTCGGATCTCATCGAAGGGATTCCGGAGCGATACGCTGTCATCGACGTGGGGACGAACTCCATCAAGTTTCACGTCGGCGAACTGCGCGGCGACGGGACGTGGACCGCCATCGCCGATCGCGCGGAGTTGACCCGGCTGGGTGAGGGTCTGGCCAAAACGAGGCGCATCAGCGACACCGCATTGGACCGGACCGCTTCCGCGATTGCGGGCATGGCCGCCGAGGCGAAGCGCGAAGGGGTGAGGGCGATCGCGGTCGTCGGAACCGCAGGCCTGCGCACCGCATCGAACGCGGCGGAAGTTGTGTCAGCGATTCGGGAACGAACCGGTGTCGGCGTCGAGGTGATTTCCGGCGACGAGGAGGCGCGGCTCGCATATCTTGCGACAATCGCTGCCTTGGGCCCTGCTGCCGGAAAGACCGTCGTCTTCGATACGGGCGGAGGGAGTTCCCAGTTCACCTTCGGCACGGGCAAGCACGTGCACGAGCGCTTCAGCGTGGACGTCGGCGCTGCGCGTTACAGCGAGCAATTCGGACTGGACCGGGCCGTCTCGCTGGACACCGTCCACCAGGCGATGGAAGCGATCTCCGGCGGTCTGGCGCGGCTGGATGGCCGCGAGCCTCCCGCCACGCTGATCGGTATGGGCGGCGGCGTGACCAACATCACCGCCGTCGCCAAGGGTCTGGCCAAATACGATCCCGCTGTCGTCCAGGGCGCGGTGATCGATGCGCAGGAAGTGGATCGGCAAGTCGAGCTTTACCGATCCCGTGATGCGGAGGGTCGCCGGACCATCGTCGGCCTCCAGCCAAAGCGCGCCGAGGTCATTCTCGCCGGCGCATGCATCGTTCGGACCCTCATGCAGAAGCTCGGCAAGGACCGGCTCACCGTCAGCGACCGCGGCCTTCGCCACGGCCTGCTCGCCGAGCGGTTCGGAGATCAAGCCTGA
- the trmB gene encoding tRNA (guanosine(46)-N7)-methyltransferase TrmB: MTAHKAGDPTTLNRLYGRASGHKLRKGQQELIDSLLPQIEVPAEGEISAERLFGEDKPLHFEIGFGSGEHLAYRADMLPDHGFVGCEPFLNGVAVALAHVRDHHLPNVRIWRGDALEVLRRVPDGGLSFLYLLHPDPWPKARHAKRRMVNDGPVDLFAAKLKAGGEFRLATDDPTYLEWSLMVMQRHEQQFEWLAKIPKDFLEPSGGWIETRYGAKSRREGRRPYYLRYRRKG; the protein is encoded by the coding sequence ATGACCGCTCACAAGGCCGGCGACCCGACCACTCTCAACCGTCTGTATGGCCGCGCGAGCGGGCACAAGCTGCGCAAGGGCCAGCAGGAGTTGATCGACTCCCTGCTGCCGCAGATCGAGGTGCCGGCCGAAGGCGAGATCAGCGCGGAGCGCCTGTTCGGCGAAGACAAGCCGCTGCACTTCGAGATCGGCTTCGGATCGGGCGAGCATCTCGCCTACCGCGCCGACATGCTGCCGGACCACGGTTTCGTCGGCTGCGAACCCTTCCTCAACGGAGTTGCGGTCGCCCTCGCCCATGTCCGCGACCACCATCTCCCCAATGTCCGCATCTGGCGCGGCGATGCGCTGGAGGTGTTGCGGCGCGTTCCGGACGGAGGCCTCAGCTTCCTCTACCTGCTGCACCCGGATCCATGGCCGAAAGCTCGCCACGCCAAGCGACGGATGGTCAACGACGGTCCGGTTGACCTGTTCGCGGCCAAGCTGAAGGCGGGCGGCGAGTTCCGCCTGGCGACCGACGATCCCACCTATCTCGAATGGTCGCTGATGGTCATGCAGCGGCACGAGCAGCAGTTCGAATGGCTCGCGAAGATCCCGAAGGACTTCCTCGAACCGTCGGGCGGGTGGATCGAAACGCGATACGGTGCGAAGTCGCGACGCGAGGGCCGGCGACCATATTATCTGCGCTACCGTCGCAAAGGCTGA
- a CDS encoding cysteine synthase A has translation MDIRDTVLAAIGNTPLIKLRRASEETGCTILGKAEFMNPGHSVKDRAALGIVTDAMDKGELRPGGIIVEGTAGNTGIGLTVVGNALGMQTVIVIPETQSQEKKDTLRSLGATLVEVPAVPYRNDNNYVKVAARMAQRLAREHAQGAIFANQFDNVANRDVHVRTTGPEIWAQTGGTVDGFVSAVGTGGTLAGTAIALRERRSDVAIAIADIPGAALYSYFTTGELKAEGSSITEGIGQGRVTTNLEGLEVDEAFLIQDQESLETTLGLIRDEGLNVGLSTGVNVTGAVRLARKLGPGKTIATILCDPATRYQSRLFNPEFLRSKGLVPPEWLEQPQSLEPDLV, from the coding sequence ATGGACATCCGCGACACCGTCCTCGCCGCGATCGGCAACACGCCGCTCATCAAGCTTCGCCGCGCCTCCGAAGAGACCGGCTGCACCATCCTCGGCAAAGCGGAGTTCATGAACCCCGGCCATTCGGTGAAGGACCGCGCGGCGCTGGGCATCGTCACCGATGCGATGGACAAGGGCGAGCTCCGCCCGGGCGGGATTATCGTCGAGGGCACCGCCGGCAATACAGGGATCGGCCTGACCGTCGTCGGCAACGCGCTCGGCATGCAGACCGTGATCGTCATCCCCGAGACGCAGAGCCAAGAGAAGAAGGACACGCTTCGCTCGCTCGGCGCGACGCTCGTGGAAGTGCCCGCGGTCCCCTATCGCAACGACAACAATTACGTGAAGGTCGCCGCGCGCATGGCGCAACGGCTTGCGCGGGAGCATGCCCAGGGCGCCATATTCGCGAACCAGTTCGACAATGTCGCCAACCGCGACGTGCACGTCCGTACGACCGGACCCGAGATTTGGGCGCAGACCGGCGGAACCGTGGACGGCTTCGTCAGCGCCGTCGGAACGGGTGGAACGCTCGCCGGAACGGCCATCGCCCTTCGCGAGCGGCGGTCCGACGTCGCGATCGCCATTGCGGATATCCCCGGCGCTGCCCTCTATTCCTACTTCACCACCGGCGAACTGAAGGCCGAAGGCAGCTCCATCACGGAAGGCATCGGCCAGGGGCGCGTCACGACGAACCTCGAAGGGCTGGAAGTGGATGAAGCCTTCCTGATCCAGGACCAGGAGAGCCTCGAAACCACGCTCGGCCTGATCCGGGACGAAGGCCTCAACGTGGGCCTGTCGACCGGCGTGAACGTCACCGGTGCCGTTCGGCTCGCGCGAAAGCTCGGTCCGGGCAAGACGATCGCCACGATCCTCTGCGATCCGGCCACTCGCTACCAGTCGCGGCTCTTCAACCCGGAATTCCTGCGCTCGAAGGGCCTCGTGCCGCCTGAATGGCTCGAACAGCCGCAAAGTCTCGAACCCGACCTGGTCTGA
- a CDS encoding VOC family protein gives MALAPFHLAFPVDDLVAARRFYGELLGCPEGRSADRWVDFDLRGHQIVAHLAPDAVRSRVSNPVDGDDVPVPHFGVVLEMEDWKALAERLQAADVQFVIEPTIRFEGQPGEQATMFFLDPAGNALEFKAMADPAKLFATA, from the coding sequence ATGGCGCTTGCACCATTCCATCTCGCCTTTCCCGTCGACGACCTCGTTGCGGCACGCCGTTTCTACGGCGAGCTTCTGGGCTGCCCGGAAGGGCGGAGCGCGGACCGTTGGGTCGACTTCGATCTTCGCGGTCATCAGATCGTCGCGCATCTGGCGCCGGACGCAGTGCGGAGCCGCGTGTCCAATCCGGTCGACGGCGACGATGTCCCCGTGCCGCATTTCGGCGTCGTATTGGAAATGGAGGATTGGAAGGCTCTGGCCGAGCGCCTTCAGGCCGCAGACGTTCAGTTCGTGATCGAGCCCACGATCCGTTTCGAAGGCCAGCCAGGCGAGCAGGCGACGATGTTCTTTCTGGACCCCGCCGGCAACGCGCTCGAATTCAAGGCCATGGCTGACCCCGCGAAGCTGTTCGCGACGGCCTAA